One window of the Salvelinus fontinalis isolate EN_2023a chromosome 2, ASM2944872v1, whole genome shotgun sequence genome contains the following:
- the LOC129868759 gene encoding prolactin-releasing peptide receptor-like produces the protein MEPVLERSVGGSSNASLAVPPLNRSDPVELFSGLQLLLSYRPLFIPLYCLLVAVACVGNSLLLACILADKKLHNATNFFIGNLAAGDLLMCLSCVPLTASYAFESEGWLFGRPLCHLVPLLQTSTVFVSVLSLTAIAVDRYVVVVHPVRRRISLRGCGALAVGMWLLSLLLATPPSLHTRYVDLRPSGLELVVCEEFWPDSDHLRLLYSFFILLTSYLLPLLSVSVAYCGITARLRQRCLPGAPSHSLHRWNRTKRKTFSLLVLSVLSFAFCWLPLQVLNLLLDLDQDFLLVGKRHVNLLQVCCHLLAMSSACYNPFIYASLHSKVRLRLRDYLRPLTGRGRQSSLLSQHALQHNTNTCLSMVSEQPIREEQEGPQTNADNSF, from the coding sequence ATGGAGCCAGTGTTGGAGAGGTCTGTGGGTGGCTCCTCCAATGCCAGCCTGGCAGTACCTCCTCTGAACCGCAGTGACCCAGTAGAGTTGTTCTCAGGTCTGCAGTTACTGCTGAGCTACCGCCCTCTGTTCATCCCTCTCTACTGCCTCCTGGTGGCCGTGGCCTGTGTGGGCAACTCCCTCCTACTAGCATGCATCCTGGCTGACAAGAAACTCCACAACGCCACCAACTTCTTCATAGGCAACCTGGCTGCAGGCGACCTGCTCATGTGTCTGAGCTGTGTCCCTCTGACTGCTTCCTACGCCTTCGAGTCTGAGGGCTGGCTGTTTGGCCGGCCGCTCTGCCACCTGGTCCCCCTGCTGCAGACCTCCACCGTCTTTGTCTCTGTGCTGTCCCTCACGGCCATCGCTGTGGACCGCTATGTGGTGGTGGTTCACCCTGTGAGGAGGAGGATCTCCCTGAGGGGGTGTGGGGCGCTGGCGGTGGGGATGTGGCTTCTGTCCCTGCTCCTGGCaactcctccttccctccacacGCGCTACGTAGACTTGCGTCCCAGCGGGCTGGAGCTGGTGGTGTGTGAGGAGTTCTGGCCAGACTCAGACCACCTGCGGCTGCTCTACTCCTTCTTCATCCTGCTCACCTCCTACCTGCTTCCCCTGTTGTCGGTCAGTGTGGCCTACTGCGGCATTACAGCCCGGCTCCGTCAGCGCTGTCTCCCTGGGGCGCCCTCCCACAGCCTGCATCGCTGGAACAGGACGAAGAGGAAGACCTTCTCTTTGCTGGTACTGTCTGTGCTCTCCTTCGCCTTCTGCTGGCTGCCCTTGCAGGTACTCAACCTGCTACTGGACCTGGACCAGGACTTCCTTCTGGTGGGAAAACGCCACGTCAACCTGCTGCAGGTGTGCTGTCACCTGCTGGCCATGAGCTCTGCCTGCTACAACCCCTTCATCTACGCCTCGCTGCACAGCAAGGTGCGCTTGCGCCTCCGTGACTACCTGAGACCCCTGACAGGGCGGGGCCGCCAGAGCAGCCTGCTCTCCCAGCATGCATTACAGCACAACACTAACACCTGTCTCAGCATGGTGTCTGAGCAGCCAATCAGAGAGGAGCAGGAAGGGCCACAGACCAATGCTGACAACTCCTTCTGA